The Bacillota bacterium genome contains a region encoding:
- a CDS encoding response regulator transcription factor, whose protein sequence is MGDRLYLTVGTVKWHVTNLYSKLQVKRRAEALARARELNILKH, encoded by the coding sequence ATTGGCGATCGTCTCTACCTGACGGTGGGAACAGTCAAGTGGCATGTCACCAATCTCTACAGCAAATTACAGGTTAAACGCAGAGCCGAGGCCCTTGCCCGGGCCCGGGAACTAAATATCCTCAAACATTGA
- a CDS encoding DUF4065 domain-containing protein yields MSNDYLIGVKEMDCPICDLNHSIEIRQRMTKGLVKSEVVDYEEIYYLCTKSNEEENQFVPAGVMDQNLLRARDAYRAKKGLLKSEQIAEIRSSYGLTQSDFSALLGWGEVTITRYESKSIQDETYDKIMRMTNENPMFALNTLEEHKDRFTKEKYYKIRENITKKVKERGRLYLKKQEINSYYVNYQEKSDYNGYKRLDIERIESVIGYFSHFVNNLFKVKLMKLLWYFDALHFRRHGNAVTGLVYQHMTYGALPIAFNEILQLPTVNIQEEIVCEDIAYRVVPNGPVRVTDFSVEELNVLETVATKFKNYSAKEIVEYMHAEKAYRETEQHQIIPFSLAKELRELM; encoded by the coding sequence ATGAGTAACGATTATTTGATTGGTGTAAAAGAAATGGATTGCCCTATATGCGACTTGAATCATTCAATTGAAATAAGACAGAGAATGACTAAGGGACTAGTGAAAAGTGAAGTAGTAGATTATGAGGAAATCTACTATTTATGTACAAAAAGTAATGAAGAAGAAAATCAGTTTGTTCCTGCTGGTGTAATGGATCAGAACCTTCTTAGAGCTCGGGACGCTTATCGGGCTAAAAAGGGATTGTTGAAATCCGAGCAAATTGCGGAAATTAGAAGCAGCTATGGATTAACTCAGAGTGATTTTTCGGCTTTGTTAGGATGGGGCGAAGTGACGATAACGAGATATGAAAGTAAGTCTATCCAGGACGAGACTTATGATAAGATTATGCGGATGACCAATGAGAACCCTATGTTCGCTCTAAATACTCTTGAAGAACACAAGGACCGTTTCACAAAAGAAAAGTATTATAAGATTAGAGAAAACATTACCAAGAAAGTGAAAGAGCGAGGACGGCTCTATCTGAAGAAGCAAGAGATTAATAGTTACTACGTCAATTACCAGGAAAAAAGTGATTATAACGGTTACAAGCGGTTAGATATTGAGAGGATTGAAAGTGTTATAGGTTACTTCTCACATTTTGTGAACAATCTCTTCAAAGTTAAATTAATGAAGCTCCTTTGGTATTTTGATGCACTGCATTTTAGACGGCATGGAAATGCCGTTACTGGGCTTGTTTACCAGCATATGACTTATGGAGCGCTACCTATTGCATTTAATGAGATTCTTCAGTTGCCAACGGTAAATATTCAAGAAGAGATTGTGTGCGAGGATATAGCCTATAGAGTTGTTCCCAACGGACCTGTCAGGGTTACAGATTTTTCAGTGGAAGAGTTAAATGTGCTTGAGACTGTGGCAACTAAGTTCAAGAACTATAGTGCGAAAGAGATTGTTGAATACATGCATGCGGAAAAAGCTTATCGAGAAACTGAGCAGCATCAGATTATTCCATTCAGTTTGGCTAAAGAATTGCGGGAGTTAATGTAG
- a CDS encoding Fis family transcriptional regulator, which yields MNRKIRLLVTDNRIGMAKKIVDAFTAKNLNILKMEINPPYISVELAGIDASWHAFEQWLKDTVAEVVAVTQLDMLDFEKRALELQTIIESLNVGIVSVGSSGELLYCNKIAKQIFNLTSRDMNTKVNKVIPQNIYDPQRHTTDMEGVEFSQVIGDKAVHLYIDIRQVRNEAGENVGALLIIRTAEEARRLIQAVSRPSLISLDDIIGNSPSIIHTKELARVVAKTEANVLISGESGTGKELFARAIHLNSQRSDGPFVAVNCAAMPENLIESEFFGYERGAFTGASNSGKQGLFELASEGSIFLDEIGDLPVHLQAKILRVIQEKSIRRLGGKKEIPTDVRIISASHHNLQSLVKGGTFREDLYYRLNVVPIHIPPLRERTEDIPILAEYFITLIAEKMDKDQLEISDAAMDKLLRHPWPGNVRELQNAIERAFIFAEDVIRTEHLLVEDAPAIPKVQGSDPDAQVIHFPVELNKILANIERKYILEASDKFTSSREIAQALGVSHTTVINKLRAYSKA from the coding sequence ATGAACAGAAAGATTAGATTACTGGTCACAGACAATAGAATCGGAATGGCAAAGAAGATCGTCGACGCCTTCACAGCCAAGAACTTGAACATTCTCAAGATGGAGATCAATCCGCCGTATATCTCCGTGGAACTAGCAGGAATTGATGCGTCCTGGCATGCTTTCGAACAGTGGCTAAAGGATACGGTGGCCGAGGTGGTGGCGGTCACCCAATTAGACATGCTCGATTTCGAAAAGCGTGCCTTGGAATTGCAGACCATAATCGAAAGCCTAAATGTGGGGATAGTCTCGGTGGGAAGCTCAGGGGAGCTTCTTTATTGTAATAAAATCGCCAAGCAGATCTTCAACCTCACCTCCCGGGATATGAACACAAAGGTTAATAAGGTCATTCCCCAGAACATATACGACCCTCAGCGCCACACCACCGACATGGAGGGAGTGGAGTTTTCCCAAGTAATTGGCGACAAGGCAGTGCACCTGTACATTGACATCCGCCAGGTGCGCAATGAAGCCGGCGAAAACGTGGGCGCCCTCTTAATCATTCGGACCGCAGAGGAAGCGCGCCGCCTAATCCAGGCGGTTTCCCGTCCCTCGCTGATCTCCTTAGATGACATCATCGGTAACTCCCCGAGCATCATACACACCAAAGAGCTGGCGCGGGTGGTGGCCAAGACTGAAGCCAATGTCCTGATCTCCGGAGAGAGCGGCACCGGCAAGGAGCTGTTCGCCCGGGCCATTCACCTAAACAGCCAGCGCAGCGACGGGCCCTTTGTCGCCGTAAACTGTGCCGCGATGCCCGAGAACCTTATTGAAAGCGAATTCTTCGGCTATGAGCGCGGGGCATTCACCGGTGCCAGCAACTCCGGCAAGCAGGGATTGTTTGAGCTGGCCTCTGAAGGGAGCATCTTCCTGGACGAAATTGGCGACTTGCCCGTGCACTTGCAGGCAAAGATTCTCCGGGTCATCCAGGAGAAGAGTATCAGGCGCCTGGGTGGCAAGAAGGAGATACCCACCGATGTGCGCATAATCTCCGCCAGCCACCACAACTTGCAGTCTTTGGTCAAGGGGGGCACTTTCCGGGAGGACCTCTACTACCGCCTCAATGTCGTGCCTATCCATATCCCCCCTCTGCGGGAACGGACAGAAGACATCCCCATCCTGGCCGAGTATTTCATTACCCTAATCGCGGAAAAAATGGATAAGGACCAATTAGAAATCTCCGATGCCGCCATGGACAAACTGCTCCGTCACCCGTGGCCGGGAAATGTGCGGGAACTCCAGAATGCCATTGAACGCGCGTTTATCTTTGCTGAGGATGTAATTAGGACGGAGCACCTGCTGGTGGAAGATGCACCTGCTATCCCTAAGGTCCAAGGGTCAGACCCCGATGCGCAGGTCATCCACTTTCCCGTGGAGCTGAATAAAATACTTGCCAATATTGAGCGCAAGTATATCCTTGAGGCCAGCGACAAGTTCACTTCCTCCCGGGAAATTGCCCAGGCCTTGGGTGTTTCCCATACCACAGTAATTAACAAACTACGCGCCTATTCAAAAGCGTAA
- a CDS encoding glucose-6-phosphate isomerase — protein MKIIQLETHGLDVELKQLQEEVNVAHRLLTERRGAGSEFTGWLDLPVEYDKEELERVKAAAARIQGQSEALVVVGIGGSYLGSRAAIELLGHSFRNQLPGKTAVYFAGYNMSSSYHQELFNLLAEQDFSVNVISKSGTTTEPAIAFRMLRALLEDKYGREGARKRIFATTDARRGALRTLAEQEGYETFVIPDAVGGRYSVLTPVGLLPMAVAGIDVERVLSGAAKAREEYSTATLAENVCYQYAALRNLMYRNGKLVELLVAYEPGLQTLGEWWKQLFGESEGKDGKGIFPASAVFSTDLHSLGQYIQDGERHLFETVLRVDFPRHQLTLGSDSEDLDGLNYLAGKTMDYVNLQAFRGTLQAHVDGGVPNIVLSVPEVNEESFGALVYFFMKACAISGYMLGVNPFNQPGVEAYKKNMFALLGKK, from the coding sequence ATGAAGATAATCCAATTGGAAACCCATGGCTTAGATGTTGAGTTGAAGCAGCTCCAGGAGGAGGTCAACGTCGCCCATCGGTTGTTGACGGAAAGACGGGGGGCGGGTAGCGAGTTTACTGGCTGGCTGGATTTGCCTGTGGAGTATGACAAAGAAGAGCTGGAGCGGGTCAAGGCAGCTGCCGCGCGCATCCAGGGGCAAAGTGAAGCCCTGGTAGTGGTTGGTATCGGTGGTTCCTACTTGGGCAGCCGGGCTGCAATCGAGCTGCTGGGCCACAGCTTCCGCAACCAGCTGCCGGGCAAGACCGCCGTTTACTTTGCCGGTTATAACATGAGCAGCAGCTACCATCAGGAGCTCTTTAATCTCTTGGCTGAGCAGGACTTTAGCGTCAATGTGATCTCCAAATCCGGCACCACTACCGAGCCGGCGATTGCCTTCCGGATGCTGCGGGCGCTCTTGGAGGATAAGTATGGCCGGGAGGGGGCCCGCAAGCGAATCTTTGCCACCACCGATGCCCGCCGGGGCGCTTTGCGAACGTTGGCGGAGCAGGAGGGCTATGAGACCTTTGTGATTCCTGATGCGGTGGGCGGTCGCTACTCGGTGCTGACGCCGGTGGGGCTCTTGCCGATGGCTGTGGCCGGAATCGATGTGGAGCGGGTGCTTTCGGGCGCCGCCAAGGCCCGGGAGGAGTATTCAACTGCTACCCTCGCGGAGAACGTCTGTTACCAGTATGCGGCCCTGCGGAACTTGATGTACAGAAACGGCAAGCTGGTGGAGCTGTTGGTGGCCTATGAGCCGGGTTTGCAGACTCTGGGCGAGTGGTGGAAGCAGCTCTTTGGCGAGAGCGAAGGCAAGGACGGCAAGGGGATCTTCCCCGCTTCGGCGGTGTTCTCCACCGACCTCCACTCCCTGGGCCAGTACATTCAGGACGGGGAGCGGCATTTGTTTGAAACCGTGCTGCGAGTGGATTTCCCCCGCCATCAGTTGACTTTAGGCAGTGACAGCGAAGATTTGGATGGCCTCAACTACCTGGCTGGGAAGACCATGGACTATGTCAACCTCCAGGCCTTCCGGGGGACGCTCCAGGCCCATGTGGACGGCGGCGTGCCTAACATTGTCCTGAGTGTGCCGGAGGTAAATGAAGAGAGCTTTGGCGCCCTGGTCTACTTCTTCATGAAGGCCTGTGCCATCAGCGGCTATATGTTGGGGGTAAACCCCTTTAATCAGCCGGGGGTGGAGGCGTATAAAAAGAATATGTTTGCCCTCTTGGGCAAGAAATAG
- a CDS encoding ATP-binding protein, which yields IIVSSNLELGRWNEVFGDDRLTAALIDRVIHHAHILVFKGESYRYKQALKRRQEN from the coding sequence GCATCATCGTTTCTTCGAACCTTGAGCTAGGCCGGTGGAACGAAGTTTTTGGGGATGACAGGCTGACAGCAGCACTAATTGACAGAGTAATTCACCATGCCCACATCCTTGTATTCAAGGGTGAAAGCTATCGCTACAAGCAGGCTCTGAAGAGAAGACAAGAGAACTAG
- a CDS encoding tyrosine phenol-lyase: protein MDMSKYPAEPFRIKSVETVKMTNREERAKVIKEAGYNTFLINSEDVYIDLLTDSGTNAMSDKQWAGLMQGDEAYAGSKNFKHLEQTVTELFGLPYLVPTHQGRGAENILSKIAIKPGQFVPGNMYFTTTRYHQEANGGIFVDIIKEEAHDAGLDIPFKGDIDIAKLEQLIEEKGADNIAYVCLAITVNLAGGQPVSMANMKAVRELTAKHGIKVFYDATRFAENAFFIKEQESGYQDKSIQEITQEMFSYSDGATMSGKKDGIVNIGGFLALRDEDLFLEAKELVVVFEGMPSYGGMAGRDMEALALGLKESMQYEYIQHRVMQVRYLGDRLKEAGVPIVEPVGGHAVFLDARRFCPHLDQEDFPAQSLAANLYMDSGVRSMERGNVSAGRNKTTGENYRPKLETVRLTIPRRVYTYRHLDLVADAVINLYKHKEDIKGLKFVYEPKQLRFFTARFEEK, encoded by the coding sequence ATGGATATGAGCAAATATCCGGCAGAACCTTTTAGAATTAAGAGTGTGGAAACCGTCAAGATGACCAACCGGGAAGAGCGGGCAAAGGTCATTAAAGAAGCCGGCTATAACACCTTTCTGATCAACTCGGAAGATGTGTACATCGACCTCTTGACCGACAGTGGCACCAACGCCATGAGCGACAAGCAATGGGCCGGTCTGATGCAGGGCGACGAGGCCTATGCCGGCAGCAAAAACTTCAAGCATCTGGAGCAAACAGTAACGGAACTGTTCGGCCTCCCCTACCTGGTGCCGACGCATCAGGGGCGGGGCGCGGAAAACATCCTCTCCAAGATTGCCATCAAGCCGGGGCAATTCGTCCCTGGCAACATGTACTTTACAACCACCAGATACCATCAGGAAGCCAATGGCGGCATCTTCGTCGACATCATTAAGGAAGAGGCCCACGACGCCGGGCTGGACATCCCCTTTAAAGGCGATATCGACATTGCCAAGCTGGAGCAATTGATAGAAGAAAAGGGCGCAGATAATATCGCTTATGTCTGTCTCGCCATCACCGTCAACCTGGCCGGCGGTCAGCCAGTCTCCATGGCCAACATGAAAGCGGTGCGTGAGTTAACCGCAAAACATGGCATCAAGGTGTTCTATGACGCCACCAGGTTCGCAGAAAACGCTTTCTTCATCAAAGAACAAGAATCCGGCTACCAGGACAAATCGATTCAGGAAATTACCCAGGAAATGTTCAGTTATTCCGACGGCGCCACCATGAGCGGCAAAAAAGATGGCATTGTTAACATCGGCGGTTTCTTGGCCCTAAGAGACGAAGACCTATTCCTGGAGGCCAAAGAGTTGGTTGTAGTCTTCGAAGGCATGCCATCCTATGGCGGCATGGCCGGCCGCGACATGGAGGCCCTAGCCCTCGGGCTCAAGGAGTCCATGCAATATGAATATATCCAACACCGGGTGATGCAGGTCAGATATCTCGGGGATAGACTCAAGGAAGCGGGTGTGCCGATCGTTGAGCCGGTGGGCGGCCACGCAGTGTTCCTGGATGCCCGCCGCTTCTGTCCCCACCTGGACCAGGAAGATTTCCCGGCCCAGTCCCTGGCCGCCAACCTCTACATGGACTCGGGTGTCCGCTCCATGGAACGGGGCAATGTCTCCGCCGGCAGGAACAAAACCACCGGCGAAAACTATCGGCCTAAATTGGAAACTGTACGCCTCACCATCCCCAGACGGGTATATACCTACAGGCATCTGGATTTGGTCGCCGATGCCGTTATCAACCTCTATAAGCATAAAGAAGATATCAAGGGCTTAAAATTCGTCTATGAACCCAAGCAATTGCGCTTCTTCACCGCCCGCTTCGAAGAAAAATAA
- a CDS encoding helix-turn-helix transcriptional regulator, whose amino-acid sequence MIKPGVKFDEVKKQLLKDDDFRVEYDKLKPRYDVISQIIEAREKMHITQEELAYRAGTQKSNISRLESGSYNPSLDFLIKIAKCLDKELHIEIR is encoded by the coding sequence ATGATTAAGCCCGGTGTTAAATTTGATGAAGTGAAAAAACAACTTCTGAAGGACGATGATTTTAGAGTTGAATATGATAAACTAAAGCCTCGATATGATGTGATTTCTCAAATTATTGAGGCTAGAGAAAAAATGCATATTACTCAAGAAGAATTGGCCTATAGAGCAGGGACGCAAAAGTCAAATATTTCTAGGTTAGAAAGTGGGTCGTACAATCCCTCTCTAGATTTTTTAATTAAAATCGCCAAGTGTTTAGATAAAGAGCTTCATATTGAAATTCGCTAG
- a CDS encoding CPBP family intramembrane metalloprotease, with protein MLLMAIPMSVWNGFLEEVLWRGTFTALFPRQTMLGIIYPALGFAAWHLGPFLAKSPWDSQEVLMLLGGGTVLGLLELHGCQIRHHSVHYLLPHPRQHLPLYCPQHGLKTKKYQPLNLISSIKTGTPRKLFAGRDSNR; from the coding sequence ATGCTGTTGATGGCAATCCCCATGTCTGTCTGGAACGGGTTTTTGGAGGAGGTTCTCTGGCGGGGCACATTCACCGCCCTCTTCCCCCGGCAGACCATGCTCGGCATCATCTATCCCGCCCTGGGCTTCGCTGCCTGGCATCTGGGACCATTCCTGGCCAAATCCCCCTGGGACAGCCAAGAAGTTTTAATGCTCCTGGGTGGCGGCACGGTGTTGGGACTCTTGGAATTACATGGCTGCCAAATCCGGCACCATTCGGTACACTATCTACTCCCACATCCTCGCCAACATCTGCCTCTTTACTGCCCTCAGCATGGTTTAAAAACAAAAAAATATCAACCGTTAAATTTAATTTCCAGTATCAAAACGGGAACTCCACGCAAACTATTTGCAGGGAGGGATTCAAATAGATGA
- a CDS encoding PadR family transcriptional regulator: MEIAREMLKGYIDIIILALLSQEDLYGYELGKRVKQQTENKFELKEGTLYLAFKRLEKGELIASYWGSESVGGRRRYYKLLPAGRDHLRAKKREWQHLKDLVDMFLEGVELDDR; encoded by the coding sequence ATGGAGATTGCGCGTGAGATGCTCAAGGGGTATATCGACATCATAATTCTGGCCTTGTTGTCTCAGGAAGATCTCTACGGCTACGAGCTGGGCAAACGGGTAAAGCAGCAGACGGAAAACAAGTTTGAACTAAAGGAAGGTACGTTATATCTTGCCTTTAAACGCCTGGAGAAGGGTGAATTGATTGCCTCCTATTGGGGGAGCGAGTCTGTAGGCGGGCGCCGCCGCTATTACAAACTGCTGCCTGCCGGCCGGGATCATCTGAGGGCCAAGAAGCGTGAGTGGCAGCATCTCAAAGACCTGGTGGATATGTTTTTGGAAGGAGTGGAGCTTGATGACAGATAA